In Pseudomonas coleopterorum, one genomic interval encodes:
- a CDS encoding conjugal transfer protein: protein MQNRPPQSSWESQQAQLLLIVAAGFGLCWLFFDYFVYWSSWVLYWLWLMVDFSYTHVLVASKANLLVKLANNPKAVTFDQWLAVMNQTSTILFVFLIPIILLSSWSLALHPMLPFRSKRLISAKTLPKLVSGFAPSIIPIVAAYGPNGLKDDTSAANAWALKPEEFAEQHNLVVRKVLDRPAAQAALEAQIGPAHTDFESWLPHERALLAVFGLQVFLNDRKAATKLLDDLNRSCLIKGLTRRPTYLPLYSLADKAFARVVATPAMTELLAIHGFKRTALAGLYGRDLRLPSARFRWLKGVDRTLWYALHSADTAKVYIEGAGVLARSRAEAKAKQLGLPCGLRVEKAIDGLNAEMEGIGLIHEHEDMPEAAVQVEKMPLMQAIYGAEALPAEQ from the coding sequence ATGCAAAACCGACCCCCGCAAAGCTCCTGGGAGAGCCAGCAGGCGCAACTGCTACTAATCGTTGCTGCAGGCTTTGGCCTGTGCTGGTTGTTTTTCGATTACTTCGTGTACTGGAGCAGCTGGGTGCTCTATTGGCTGTGGCTGATGGTCGACTTCTCCTATACGCATGTGCTGGTGGCCAGCAAAGCCAACCTGTTGGTCAAGCTGGCCAACAACCCCAAAGCAGTCACCTTCGACCAGTGGCTGGCTGTCATGAACCAGACTTCTACCATCCTGTTCGTCTTTTTGATCCCCATCATTCTGCTCAGTAGCTGGAGCCTGGCCTTGCATCCGATGCTGCCCTTTCGCAGCAAGCGGCTCATCAGTGCCAAGACGCTGCCCAAGCTGGTCAGCGGGTTTGCTCCCTCGATCATCCCGATCGTTGCAGCCTACGGACCCAACGGCTTGAAGGATGACACCTCAGCGGCCAATGCCTGGGCCTTGAAGCCTGAAGAGTTCGCCGAACAGCACAACCTGGTTGTGCGCAAAGTGCTCGACCGGCCAGCCGCACAGGCGGCACTCGAAGCGCAGATCGGACCGGCTCACACAGATTTCGAAAGCTGGCTGCCGCATGAGCGGGCTCTGCTGGCTGTATTTGGCCTGCAGGTGTTCCTGAACGATCGCAAAGCTGCCACCAAGCTGCTCGATGACCTCAATCGCTCCTGCCTGATCAAGGGCCTGACGCGACGCCCGACGTACCTGCCGTTGTATTCGCTAGCCGACAAGGCCTTTGCAAGAGTCGTGGCCACGCCGGCTATGACCGAGCTACTGGCCATTCATGGTTTCAAACGCACAGCCCTGGCTGGCCTGTACGGCCGGGATCTGCGCTTGCCGTCTGCACGCTTTCGCTGGCTCAAAGGTGTTGACCGCACCTTGTGGTATGCCCTGCACTCGGCTGATACCGCGAAGGTCTATATCGAAGGAGCAGGCGTGCTTGCTCGATCGCGAGCGGAAGCCAAAGCCAAACAACTCGGTTTGCCGTGCGGGTTGCGAGTCGAAAAGGCCATCGATGGCCTGAATGCCGAGATGGAGGGTATTGGCTTGATCCATGAGCATGAGGACATGCCTGAAGCTGCCGTCCAGGTAGAAAAGATGCCACTAATGCAGGCCATTTACGGCGCCGAAGCGTTGCCTGCTGAACAGTAG
- a CDS encoding DotA/TraY family protein, which produces MNLIKRIWWVGLLLVFSMPALADSVTYKTLAEAAQKNHDLSRQAMVMIFGDVVLHPFSGSDPTLIGALFGILNGVLAAVAFFWFFSITLKGFVKAGHEGRVFNGGRTAVFPIMTLAGFMTIVPTKSGWSVAQLIMLWATSTMGVGGANLLTDKAVDMINSGYSMVTQPTAPSTRSAARGIFEMNLCKYATNSELQMLYQDGKARTAMMSTKGSNGDYTIGNGSAVCGSAKTPDTGRTGTWNLLFDSKVETASIVTAQRKALDTMQASLDRAASAFVATYLSRRDHDTGTFEDAETQIQKAAAAYENTVSQAINQIDFKGSLQEQLSTQIKSYGWLALGSWYHTFATANSKTNSVASATPVISGMSHLGETGTGDLYGQVMAAYRSQQQNSDYTAPLGSQPAADDAAANTAVEPGSVFVSVFKSPMQSLTNKFATVKLGTEADFSNQVNPLIKMQEIGDFTLGATETALTVYTVAIGAASATSNSILGKVGGVIGINGGEVAKDVLGALAPLFYFVVLALLSIGFSLAVFLPAVPFLNWMIGVFNWLVSILIGCAAGSMWAATHVGAEEDKGSRSAYGYVFLIDMMLRPSLMVLGFFFAAVTATAGGTILNMLFASALANANADSIVGLVKMIGWLMIYARIATFGVTRLFGLQATLADYVISFLGGRDGANLMGGMVDNMKGMFGAFGSNTQRVPGVKMQSRQGAEPGGDGIQ; this is translated from the coding sequence GGGGCGTTGTTCGGCATCCTCAATGGCGTTCTGGCGGCCGTGGCGTTCTTCTGGTTTTTTTCGATCACGCTCAAGGGCTTCGTCAAAGCAGGCCATGAAGGGCGAGTGTTCAATGGAGGTCGCACCGCCGTTTTCCCCATCATGACGCTGGCAGGCTTCATGACGATCGTCCCCACCAAGTCGGGCTGGTCGGTGGCTCAGCTGATCATGCTCTGGGCGACCTCGACGATGGGCGTGGGGGGAGCCAACCTGCTGACAGACAAGGCCGTGGACATGATCAACAGCGGCTACTCGATGGTCACGCAACCCACGGCGCCGTCTACGCGCTCGGCGGCGCGCGGCATCTTCGAGATGAACCTGTGCAAGTACGCGACCAATAGCGAGCTGCAGATGTTGTACCAGGACGGCAAAGCCCGCACGGCGATGATGAGCACCAAAGGTAGCAACGGTGACTACACGATCGGCAACGGCAGCGCGGTGTGTGGTTCGGCAAAGACGCCGGACACCGGTCGTACCGGCACCTGGAACCTGCTGTTCGACAGCAAGGTTGAGACAGCTTCAATCGTGACGGCGCAGCGCAAGGCGCTTGATACGATGCAGGCCTCCCTGGATCGTGCGGCCAGTGCCTTTGTAGCCACCTATCTGAGTCGACGTGACCATGACACAGGCACGTTTGAGGACGCCGAGACACAGATTCAGAAGGCTGCAGCGGCATATGAGAACACGGTCAGCCAAGCCATCAACCAGATCGATTTCAAAGGCTCGCTGCAGGAACAGCTGTCTACTCAGATCAAGAGCTATGGCTGGCTTGCCCTGGGCAGTTGGTACCACACCTTCGCCACGGCCAACAGCAAGACCAACAGCGTGGCCAGTGCCACACCCGTGATTAGCGGTATGAGTCACCTGGGCGAGACCGGCACAGGCGACCTGTATGGTCAGGTGATGGCGGCCTATCGCTCGCAACAGCAGAACAGTGACTACACAGCCCCGCTGGGATCGCAGCCTGCAGCTGACGACGCAGCGGCCAATACCGCGGTTGAGCCAGGCTCGGTTTTTGTAAGTGTTTTCAAGAGTCCAATGCAGTCGCTAACAAACAAATTCGCAACAGTGAAATTGGGTACCGAAGCTGATTTCTCAAATCAGGTAAACCCACTCATCAAGATGCAGGAGATTGGCGATTTTACTTTAGGCGCGACTGAAACGGCGCTGACCGTATACACAGTTGCAATCGGCGCGGCTTCGGCAACAAGCAATTCGATTCTCGGGAAGGTCGGAGGTGTGATAGGGATTAACGGCGGAGAAGTGGCAAAAGACGTACTAGGAGCGTTGGCACCGCTATTTTACTTTGTTGTACTAGCACTGCTCAGCATCGGCTTTTCGTTGGCAGTTTTCCTTCCTGCCGTACCGTTTCTGAACTGGATGATCGGTGTGTTCAACTGGCTGGTAAGCATCCTGATTGGTTGCGCGGCGGGCTCGATGTGGGCCGCTACGCATGTGGGAGCTGAAGAGGACAAGGGCAGCCGCAGCGCGTACGGCTACGTTTTTCTTATCGACATGATGCTGCGCCCTTCGCTGATGGTATTGGGTTTTTTCTTTGCGGCAGTAACCGCTACTGCAGGCGGGACGATTCTCAACATGCTTTTTGCTTCAGCCCTGGCCAATGCTAATGCAGACTCAATAGTAGGATTGGTGAAAATGATTGGCTGGTTGATGATCTATGCGCGAATTGCGACGTTTGGCGTAACCCGTCTTTTTGGGCTGCAGGCAACGCTGGCTGACTACGTGATTTCCTTCCTAGGTGGCCGCGATGGTGCGAATTTGATGGGCGGTATGGTAGACAATATGAAAGGAATGTTTGGTGCCTTCGGCTCAAATACCCAGCGCGTACCTGGGGTGAAGATGCAGTCAAGACAGGGCGCTGAGCCTGGGGGGGATGGCATCCAGTAG
- a CDS encoding helix-turn-helix domain-containing protein: protein MKPDAQFHNPDPVYLRSLVDQAGVSRREAARLLGLSWPGFRNYLRDRSEPLYRCADYRVQFALECLAADASNPKE, encoded by the coding sequence ATGAAGCCCGATGCCCAATTTCACAATCCAGATCCTGTTTACCTCAGAAGCCTGGTTGACCAAGCTGGGGTGAGCAGACGAGAAGCGGCACGACTTCTAGGATTATCGTGGCCTGGATTTCGTAATTACTTGCGTGATCGCTCAGAGCCTTTGTATAGATGTGCTGATTACCGTGTGCAATTTGCGTTGGAATGCCTAGCTGCCGACGCTTCGAATCCAAAGGAGTAG
- the excA gene encoding plasmid IncI1-type surface exclusion protein ExcA has product MQPVQRLMNAKEGWFHIAKTLYLVLGVPFFLITGLLSLVALSGSSPGQDTRDSWSLVAMFWAPLVIPLILFVKTSRTRGKLVKGILHSLKSSEMFWPSEDCEFLIWNSGKYLGIDSQNGTILYVNRIRKGQVDVVGLTMGDWTRRELEGKKLRIYTKLPQLPCIEISTPWAQRWYDILGAMEYQRYTTPKPFGQYVSEHVEALESENNIHIPKLA; this is encoded by the coding sequence ATGCAACCAGTACAAAGGTTGATGAATGCAAAGGAAGGATGGTTCCATATAGCCAAAACACTCTATCTGGTCTTAGGAGTACCCTTCTTCCTGATCACTGGGTTACTTTCACTCGTTGCGCTTTCTGGTTCCTCACCAGGACAAGATACTCGGGATTCATGGAGTTTGGTCGCCATGTTTTGGGCGCCTTTAGTGATTCCTCTCATTCTGTTTGTTAAGACATCCAGGACGCGAGGTAAACTCGTCAAAGGTATTTTGCATTCGTTGAAGTCGAGTGAAATGTTTTGGCCGTCGGAGGACTGCGAATTCCTTATCTGGAACAGCGGTAAGTACCTCGGCATCGACAGTCAAAATGGCACCATTCTCTACGTCAATAGGATCCGCAAAGGGCAAGTTGATGTAGTCGGTTTAACGATGGGCGATTGGACCAGACGCGAACTGGAAGGGAAAAAGCTGCGGATCTACACTAAGTTGCCACAGCTTCCTTGCATTGAGATTAGTACCCCTTGGGCTCAACGCTGGTACGACATCCTGGGCGCTATGGAGTACCAGCGATACACGACGCCTAAGCCTTTCGGCCAATACGTTAGTGAGCACGTCGAAGCGCTGGAAAGTGAGAACAACATTCACATCCCCAAGCTGGCCTAA